The following proteins come from a genomic window of Thermoanaerobaculia bacterium:
- a CDS encoding XdhC family protein, which translates to MRELRLILDRARELRQRGESAVLATVVAVEGSAYRREGARMLIEPDGALTGVLSGGCLERDLALRAAEVLATSVAGVATYDLRSPDEALWGLGLGCGGRITVLLEPLPARPDGPSPLDPLEAVARDRAPREIVTRLGEEVLLRETLAPPIRLLLAGAGRDGVPLARFADELGWETTVLDARPTAAAATRFTGLACFAGVRPDELAGAVTVDPWTAAVVMTHNYLDDLAWLAALLPTPAPYVGLLGPAARRDRLIADLAEQGLALDAPMRGRLHGPAGLDLGGRAPEQVALAIAAEIQAVMTGARAGALSRTRAGAADAAPEPTVDREP; encoded by the coding sequence ATGCGCGAGCTGCGACTGATTCTCGACCGGGCGCGTGAGCTGCGGCAGCGCGGCGAGAGCGCCGTACTGGCGACCGTGGTCGCCGTCGAGGGTTCGGCGTACCGCAGGGAGGGGGCGCGCATGCTCATCGAGCCGGACGGCGCGCTCACCGGCGTCCTTTCGGGTGGCTGTCTCGAGCGCGATCTGGCCCTGCGCGCCGCGGAGGTGCTGGCCACCAGCGTCGCCGGTGTCGCCACCTACGACCTGCGTTCGCCGGACGAGGCCCTCTGGGGCCTGGGCCTCGGCTGCGGCGGCAGGATCACTGTGCTCCTCGAACCGCTCCCGGCCCGGCCTGATGGGCCGTCGCCACTCGACCCCCTGGAAGCCGTCGCGCGCGACCGCGCTCCGCGCGAGATCGTGACGAGGCTCGGGGAGGAGGTGCTGCTGCGCGAGACGCTCGCGCCGCCGATCCGTCTGCTGCTCGCCGGCGCCGGGCGCGACGGCGTGCCACTCGCCCGGTTCGCCGACGAGCTCGGCTGGGAGACGACCGTTCTCGACGCCCGGCCGACCGCCGCGGCCGCGACGCGCTTCACCGGTCTCGCATGCTTCGCCGGAGTCCGCCCCGACGAGCTCGCCGGCGCGGTGACGGTCGATCCCTGGACTGCGGCCGTCGTCATGACGCACAACTACCTCGACGATCTCGCCTGGCTCGCGGCGCTATTGCCCACCCCGGCGCCGTACGTGGGGCTCCTCGGGCCCGCGGCACGGCGTGACCGGCTGATCGCCGACCTCGCCGAGCAGGGGCTCGCTCTCGACGCGCCGATGCGCGGGCGCCTGCACGGCCCCGCCGGCCTCGACCTCGGAGGAAGAGCGCCCGAACAGGTGGCACTCGCAATCGCCGCCGAAATCCAGGCCGTCATGACCGGAGCGCGCGCGGGAGCGCTCTCGCGGACGCGCGCGGGCGCTGCCGACGCAGCGCCGGAACCGACCGTCGACCGCGAGCCGTGA
- a CDS encoding sulfatase-like hydrolase/transferase — translation MTRRAWRLSSPWLVVVALAATACGEDEVTHGSGQRQPPAVLLITLDTTRADRLGAYGSSSGATPVLDALAARSVVFERAYAVAPMTLPAHASLFTGRLPTRTGVRWNGEQRLPDAAADLPTLAERLRGAGYATGAFVSASVLDRAFGLDRGFERYDDEVGEAVAGPGGAWKAERPARETLSRALAWLAEQTSGRPVFLWVHLFEPHDPYLPPAPFDSRFADDPYSGEIAATDEALARLLEHPRFRRGAEAIVSVIGDHGESLGEHGEATHGILLQEATLHVPWILAAPGIPPRRLGGLVSQVDVAPTLLALAGAAPLAAAGALDGIDLSSGMHGADDGGRSRTLYAESLYASALYGWAPLRSTRRGSYKWVAGARGELYDIVADPGETRDLRATQPAEAGALERALAEIRARETLAGAAAAPLPMDAALAASLRSLGYLSAAAPGSESAAAEDPRDRIALHERLRALDAQWQSGDLRGAERALDELFAADPRNRLLREVVERQLRGAIAQLDGGHVAAPASPANLETLENAATAGALRVRLAHLVALDGRRGEARKLLEAAAQPSADRETQALAHLSLATLALGERRFAEAESRARAALALSPQSAAAQHTLALALDGLGRLGEAEAAYRSALALDPALYPCELNLAMLLAAQPERRAEAAEHLRRFLAGAPPDDPRAPEARAALARLSPDGRGGG, via the coding sequence TTGACCCGCCGCGCGTGGCGCCTGTCGTCACCCTGGCTCGTGGTGGTCGCCCTCGCCGCGACTGCCTGCGGGGAGGACGAGGTGACGCACGGATCCGGGCAGCGCCAACCGCCGGCCGTGCTGCTGATCACCCTCGACACCACGCGGGCCGACCGTCTCGGCGCCTACGGAAGCTCGAGCGGAGCGACACCCGTCCTCGACGCCCTCGCGGCGCGCAGCGTGGTTTTCGAGCGCGCCTATGCCGTCGCGCCGATGACCCTGCCGGCGCACGCGTCGCTCTTCACCGGGCGGCTGCCGACACGGACGGGGGTGCGCTGGAACGGCGAGCAGCGGCTCCCCGATGCGGCCGCCGATCTGCCGACCCTGGCGGAGCGCCTCCGCGGCGCGGGCTATGCCACCGGGGCCTTCGTCTCGGCCTCGGTTCTCGACCGCGCCTTCGGTCTCGACCGCGGCTTCGAGCGCTACGACGACGAGGTCGGCGAGGCCGTCGCAGGACCGGGCGGCGCCTGGAAAGCCGAGCGCCCGGCACGGGAGACCCTCTCGCGAGCGCTCGCCTGGCTCGCAGAACAGACGTCCGGGCGACCGGTCTTCCTCTGGGTGCACCTCTTCGAGCCGCACGACCCGTATCTGCCGCCGGCGCCGTTCGATTCCCGCTTCGCCGACGACCCCTACAGCGGCGAGATCGCCGCCACGGACGAGGCGCTCGCGCGCCTCCTCGAACACCCCCGATTCCGCCGGGGAGCCGAGGCGATCGTCAGCGTGATCGGCGACCACGGCGAGAGCCTGGGGGAGCACGGCGAGGCGACCCACGGCATCCTGCTCCAAGAAGCGACGCTCCATGTGCCGTGGATCCTCGCGGCGCCCGGGATCCCACCGCGCCGGCTCGGCGGACTGGTGAGTCAGGTGGACGTCGCGCCGACGCTGCTCGCGCTCGCGGGGGCGGCGCCCCTCGCCGCGGCGGGCGCGCTCGACGGCATCGACCTCAGCTCCGGGATGCACGGCGCCGACGACGGTGGCCGCTCGCGGACGCTCTACGCCGAATCGCTCTACGCCAGCGCTCTCTATGGCTGGGCGCCGCTGCGCTCGACCCGGCGCGGCAGCTACAAGTGGGTCGCCGGGGCGCGCGGGGAGCTCTACGACATCGTCGCGGATCCCGGAGAAACCCGCGACCTGCGGGCCACTCAGCCGGCGGAGGCCGGTGCCCTGGAGCGCGCGCTCGCCGAGATCCGCGCCCGGGAGACGCTCGCGGGCGCGGCCGCCGCCCCCCTCCCCATGGACGCCGCCCTCGCGGCGAGCCTGCGCAGCCTCGGCTATCTCTCCGCCGCCGCACCGGGCAGCGAGAGTGCGGCCGCGGAGGATCCGCGCGACCGCATCGCCCTGCACGAGCGCCTGCGGGCGCTCGACGCGCAGTGGCAGAGCGGCGACCTGCGCGGAGCGGAACGGGCGCTCGACGAGCTCTTCGCTGCCGATCCGCGGAATCGCCTGTTGCGTGAAGTCGTCGAAAGGCAGTTGCGCGGCGCCATCGCGCAGCTCGACGGCGGCCACGTTGCGGCCCCGGCGAGCCCCGCGAACCTGGAGACCCTGGAGAACGCAGCGACCGCTGGGGCCCTGCGTGTCCGGCTGGCGCACCTCGTGGCACTCGACGGGCGGCGCGGCGAGGCGCGCAAGCTTCTCGAGGCGGCCGCGCAGCCTTCCGCAGACCGCGAAACGCAAGCCCTCGCGCACCTCAGCCTCGCGACGCTCGCCCTCGGTGAGCGTCGATTCGCGGAGGCCGAGAGCCGGGCGCGGGCGGCCTTGGCGCTCTCGCCGCAGAGCGCCGCGGCGCAGCACACCCTCGCCCTCGCACTGGACGGCCTCGGACGGCTCGGAGAAGCCGAGGCCGCCTATCGCAGCGCGCTGGCGCTCGATCCGGCGCTCTACCCTTGCGAGCTCAACCTCGCGATGCTGCTCGCGGCCCAGCCGGAGCGGCGCGCCGAGGCGGCCGAGCACCTGCGCCGGTTCCTCGCCGGGGCTCCGCCCGACGATCCGCGCGCGCCCGAGGCGCGCGCCGCTCTCGCCCGCCTTTCCCCTGACGGCCGGGGCGGAGGATAA
- a CDS encoding CoA-binding protein produces the protein MKSVAILGASKDRAKFGNKSVRAHLAAGYEVLPIHPKEAEIEGLAAYPNLGALPHPVERISVYLPPPVALALLPEIARAGAREVWFNPGAADPAVLAEARRLGVAAIDGCSIVDLGLSPSEFP, from the coding sequence ATGAAGAGCGTCGCCATCCTGGGAGCCTCGAAGGACCGCGCCAAGTTCGGCAACAAATCGGTGCGAGCTCACCTCGCCGCCGGCTACGAAGTACTGCCCATCCACCCGAAGGAGGCCGAGATCGAGGGGCTCGCCGCCTACCCCAACCTCGGCGCGCTGCCCCATCCGGTCGAGCGCATCAGCGTCTATCTGCCGCCGCCGGTGGCGCTCGCGCTCCTGCCCGAGATCGCCCGTGCCGGAGCACGCGAGGTCTGGTTCAACCCCGGCGCCGCGGACCCGGCGGTGCTCGCTGAGGCCCGCCGTCTGGGGGTCGCCGCCATCGACGGCTGCAGCATCGTCGACCTCGGCCTGTCGCCATCCGAGTTCCCCTGA